The DNA sequence TGTCGAGGTCGGTCCGGGGTGCCGAGCGGATGCCCTGCAGCATCGTGAGCATCGCCGGCACGAACACGATGGCGGCGCCGATGACCGCGACCCCGATCGGCCCGCGTCCGAAGATCAGGACGAGGATCGGTGCGACGGTGACCATCGGGATGGCATGCAGCGCCGAGATCGTGGGCGTGAGCATCTTCTCGGCCGTGCGGAAGAAGTGGAACAGCACGGTCACGGCGGCGCGAGGACCAGACCGAGTCCGAACCCGAGGGCGGCGTCGCCGAGGGTGACGACGAGTGCTGCGCCGATGCCGGCCCGGCTCGCCGCGGCCGTGGGGTCGGTGAACAGGTAGCGCCAGACGTCGAGCGGGGTCTTGGCCACGAACGGGCTCACGTCGACGAGGCTGACGAAGGCCGTCCAGACCACCAGGATCGCGACGGTCGCTCCGACCAGCGTCGACGTCGTCCGGGCGAGACCGGCGACCAGGGCGCGCCGTGTGCGGGTGTCGGGGCGCCGGTGCCGACCCGGGCCCAGGAGCGCGCGGAGGCGCTGGTCGCGGTCATGCGGAGGCTCCCGCGGTGCTGGGGGCCCACGGCGTCGTCGCTCGTTCGATCCTGCCGACGACGGCGAAGGCGAGACCGGCGATCACGCCGGTGACGAGGGTGATGCCGCTGGTGCGAACGACGTCGCTGGACTGCTGCGCCACGACCAGGGCTGCTCCGAGACCGCGTTCCTGTCCCATGAACTCGCCGATGACGGTGCCGAGGAGCGCGGCCGGGACCGCGATCTTCAGCGCGGTCAGGACGCCGGGCAGCGCGGAGCGGAGCTGGACCTTGCGGAGGACGAGGTACCGGCCCCCGCCGTAGGCGCGGACCAGGTCGAGAGCAGCCGGATCGGTCCGGCGCAGGCCGTTGATCGTGCCGACCAGCGTCGTGAAGAACACCGACACGGCGGCCATCACGGCCGAGGTGACCGGTCCGTTGAAGCACGCGGCGAGGATCGGGGCGATGGCCACGAGGGGGATGCACGCCGACGCGATGCCGATCTGCAGCACGAACCGTTCGACGGCCGGGACGGTCATCACCACTGCGGCGCAGCCGATCGCTGCCAGGTTGCCCCAGAGGTAGCCGACGACAGCGGAGGCGAGGGTCACCGGGACGTGCAGGGCGTAGAACGCGACCCCGTCGTCGACGATACCCGCGACGATCTCCAGTGGCGGGGCGATCGCCGGGCCGAGGAGCCCGGTCATGCCGACGAGCTGCCACACCAGCAACACGGCCATGGTCCCGGCGGTGCCCAGGGCACAGCTTCTCATCGCTCGGTCTCCCTCGTCGCCGCGCCGATCAGGTCCTGGCCGGGGGTGTCGAGTCCGAACAGCAGCGACGACAGACGGTCGACGTAGGAGTGGAACTCGGGCGTGCGCAGCAGCTCCGGGGTCCGTGGCCGCGGCAGGTCGATCGGCACCACCTGCTGGACCCGTCCCGGGCGGGCGCTCATCACCACGACGGTGTCGGACAGGAACACCGCCTCGGAGATGCCGTGCGTGACCATCAGCGTGGTCGCCGGCCGCTCGGTCCAGATGCGCAGGAGCTCGACGTTGAGGTTCTGCCGCGTCATGTCGTCCAAGGCACCGAAGGGCTCGTCGAGCAACAGCACCCGCGGCTCGACCACAAGCGCGCGGGCGATCGCGACGCGCTGCCGCATCCCGCCCGACAGCTGCGCGGGCCTGGCGTCCTCGAACCCCGTCAACCCGACGAGCTCGATCAGGTCGTCGACGAGGGCATCGTCGGTCGGACGCCGCGTCAGCTCGAACGGGAGGCCGATGTTGGTGCGCACCGTCCGCCACGGCAACAGAGCCGGCTCCTGGAAGGCGATCCCGAGATGGTGGTGGCGGCGCATGTCCGCGGGGGTCTCACCGTGGACGAGGGCGACCCCGGTGGACTGGTGTTCGAGACCCGCGAGGATTCGGAGGATCGTGCTCTTCCCGCAGCCCGAGGGGCCGAGCAGGGTGACGAACTCGCCCGCACGGGACTGCAGGTCGACGCCGTCGAGGGCGGTCACCTCCCCGCGGCCGACGCGGAACGATTTGCCGAGGCCCGCGATGTGGATGCCAGGAGCAGTCGGTTCGACCATGTGCGTTCTCCTCCTTCACGCTCTGCGCTGTTTGCATCCGAATTTGGATCCAAGCTCGGATGCGAAGATAGGCGGGCGGCGTTGCGGAGGCGTAAATCGATGCGTCTGTCCGGTTACGTCACTCGGGCCTCGTGCCACGCGGGCCCGATCCGGCTCGCGGAGAGGGTGCGACGAGGAACCGGCCGGCTCACCGGTCGTCACGAGGACAAGGAGACGACTCCCGTCGCGACCACGGCGCCGATCATCGCCGGCGCCGCCAGAGTGACCTGGAGGAGGGCGAAGCGCTGGAAGTCGCCGAGGTCCTTGCCGAGCAGGCCGAGGAGGACCCGGAGCGCCGCCGACGCCGGTCCGACGGAGGTTCGGGCGGTTGCTACGGGTCGCGGAGGTGCTGGCGGGGAGGCTTGCGCTCGGGATCGAGCTCGTCGGCGACTTCGCCCAGGGCCACAACTTCGCCGTGCACTTCCGGCCCCGCGACTGCGGGAGCTGCTGATCGAGCGCACCGGCGGGGCGGCACAGATCCAGACCCTCGCCTCGCAGAAGCGGCCCTACATCACGGTCGTCGACGGCGTCGACGAGTGGCGGCTGTCGGTCTACCTCGACCACGAGCCGGCCGACGGGGACGTCGTCCGCTGGGTGCACGAGGCCGTCGGGGAGCCGATCGAGATCGAGATCCTGCGGGCCCAGCCGTGGAGCGGGCACCGGGTCGTGGCCGACCGCTACCGGGACGGCCGGGTGTTCCTGGCGGGCGACGCCGCGCACCTGCTGTGGCCAAGGGCGGCTTCGGCGCCAACACCGGGATCGGTGACGCCGTGGACCTCGGCTGGAACTCGCGGCCGTCCTGCACGGCTGGGGCGGCTCCGACCTGCTGGACGGCTACGAGATCGAGCGACGCCCGGTGGCGGTGCGCAACGTCTCCGAGGCGTCGAGCAACTGGACCTCGGACGCTGGCTCCCCGACGGCAGCTCCATCCTCGATCACTTCGGCTACGGCTTCGTGCTGGTCGCCACGGCTACCGCCGACCCGGCTCCGATGGTCCGTGCCGCGAGCACCCTCGGGGTGCCGCTGAGGGTGCTGCGCATCGACCGTCCTGCCGTCGTCCGGCTCTATGCGGCGCCGATGGTGCTCGTCCGACCTCACGGCCACGTGGCGTGGCGCGGAGCGAGTGCGCCCGACGACCCGATCGCGCTGCTGGACCGCGTCCGTGGCGCCGGCCCGCTCGACGACCGAGGAGTTCGAGGAGTCCGCGCAGCTGCGAAGGGAGAACGCTGAGCGGGCACGGATGAGCTCATGGACGGAGGAGCTGCTCCGACACCGTCCACAGCCGGTCGGCGCGGTCGGGGTCGAGCGCCCAGGCCTTGACGCCGTGGGGGTGGTCGGCGAGGTCGGCGTCGTTCGGGACCTCGTAGGCCTCCTGACAGTCGTCGAGGTAGTGGCCTCCGGACTTCGCGAACTGCGGGTCGACCGCGGCCACCATGCTCGTCGCCGCTCCCTGCTCGACGGTCTTGTAGGTGAACACTCCTGCTGCTTCCGCGGCGGCCAGGGAGTCCTTCTGACGACGGGTGAAGTTCCGCTGCAACCCGGTGGCGACCCCGCCGGGGTTGACGGTGTTCGCGACGACGCCGTCCCGGGCCCATCGTCGGGTCGCCCCCACTGCGAAGAGGGAGTTCGCGGTCTTCGACTGTGCGTAGGCGATCTGGGGGTCGTAGGCGCGGCGGTCGAAATGGAGGTCGTCGAAATCCACGTCCGCTCGCATGTGCGCGGTCGAGCTCACCACGACGATCCGCGCTCCGCCCCGATCCGCGGCACCGGCGACGAGCCCGCGGTGCAGGCCCGTCGCCAGGGCGACGTGGCCGAGGTGGTTGGTCGCGAACTGCAGCTCCCAGCCCTCGGGGGTGCGCTCGAGACCCCCGGTGACCACCCCGGCGTTGGCGAGCAGGAGGTGGAGCGGGCCGCGCCACGCCGCGACGAACTCCTCGACCGACGAACGGTCGGCGAGGTCGAGCGGTGCCACCGCGGGCGCCGGCCTGCCGGTCGACCTGGCGATGTCGGCGGCGACGGCCGCGCCGGCGGCGGTGTTGCGGACGGCCAGGGTCACCTCGGCCCCCGCGGCGGCCAGGGCGCGGGCGGACTCGGCCCCGAGCCCGGACGACGCCCCGGTCACGACGGCCCGCACGCCGGTCAGGTCGTGCTCCGAGAGGACGTCCTCGGCGGTGCTGGTGGCAGAGAAGGGTGTGGAGCGGAGGTCGCGACGCATGCCCATACTGTACAAGATGAACATTAACTGTCTAGTGCGATCAGTGGCCGCTAGACTCGGGCCGTGACAGCGTCGGAGGCGGTCGGCCGTCGTGAGCGCGTGCTGGAGTCGGCGTTGCTGAGCTTCGCCCGTTTCGGCTATCGGAAGACGTCCATGGACGAGGTCGCGCGCGCGGCGGAGATCTCCCGGCCCGGTCTCTACTTCCTGTTCTCCTCGAAGCAGGAGCTGTTCCGCGCCGCGGCGACCCACGCTCTGGACCGCGACCTGGCTGCCGCGGAACGTTCGCTCGCGTCGACCGCCGAGCCGCTGCGCCACCGGATCGTGGACGCGTTCGACCACTGGGCGGGCCGCTACGTCGGCCCCGCGCGCGACGTCGAGGACGTCGTCGCCGCCAACCCGGACCTGCTCGGTGAGATCGTCGAGACGGCGCCCGCCAGGTTCCGGAAGCTGATCGTCGACGCACTCGCCCGGACGGTCGACCGCACGACGGCCCTCGACATCGCCGACACCCTGATCAGCACATCGGTGGGCGTGAAGCACGAGGTGGAGACCCGTGAGGCCTATCGCCGACGCATCGCCGTCGCGGTCCACCTCCTCCTGCCCGAACAGCCCGACTAGCCCGAACAGCGTCCGGTGGCCGAGCGCGACGGGCGTCCGACGGAGAGCGGCCTCGACGCCCTCCCCCGGGGCCCGCCGACCGTCCCCGTCCGCCGCGGCACGGGCCGTCGGCGCCGCCGCGTCGTCAGAGACCCAGGAGTCGGGCGGCGTTGCCGTGGGTGATCTGCTCGCGTTCCCCGTGGGAGAGATCGAGTCCGCTCAGGAACTCCTGGGTGCCGTCGAGGTGCAGGAACCGGTAGTCGGTCGACCAGATGATGCGGTCGATGCCGACTTCCGGGTCCGTCTGCGTGTAGCGCACCGGTCGGCCGAGGAGGTCGGCGAGTACGTCGGAGAGCACGGCTGCCATGTCGTTGCCGGAGAGGTCCTCGGGGCCCAGCAGCGGCGTCTCGGCGAACCCGCTCCAGGTGCGGTCGAGCAGGAGGTGGGCGGCGGCGGCGATGTCGCGGGTCGCGACGAGGGGCAGCCGGTGGTCGGGAGCCGTGGTCGACGTCAGTGTCGCGGTGTCGTGGAGGGCGCCGACTGCACGCAGGATGTTGTCCATGACGGTGGGGTTGGCCAGCGCGCGGTAGCGGGTGGTGGTGGCGAAGAGGTCGTCCATGGCCAGCGATCCGGTGACGTGGCCGGCCCGGTGGGCGAGCGGGGTGCCACGACCGAGGGCGGCGGCTCGCGTCGCGGTAGGCGGTGACGGGATCGGGTGCGGTGGGGTCGGGAGGCATGAGCCAGAACAGGGCGTCGACGCCGCGCAGCGCGGGGCCGATGACGGCGGGGTCGCGGTGCGATCCGACGACCGTCTCGCAGCGTTCGCGGACGGCGGTGGGCAGCCGGTCCGGGTCCCGGACGACGACGCGCACGGTCTCCCCGGCGTCGAGCAGTCGCTCGACCACCTGCCGGCCGATCTTGGATGTGGGGGCGGTGACGGCAACCATGGGGGTCTTTCATGGAATGGGAAGTAAGTGAACTCGACCGTTCCGTTTACTTTGGGGAGCGGCAAGACCATGGCACGTCGAGGCGCGCAGCTGCGGGAGCACATCCTGCGAACCGCCAAGGCCCAGTTCCTGGAGACGGGCTTCGAGCGGACGTCGATGGATGCGGTCGCCGCACGGGCGGAGACGTCCAAGCGCTCGCTCTACGCGCACTTCCCGAGCAAGGACGCGCTGTTCGCCGGGATCGTGGAGCTGTCGAGGGAGCTCTACCTGGAACAGATCGGCGTGCCCGACGAGGACGTCGCAGACCCCGTCGACGCCGTGGTGCGCTACTGCGGCCGGCTGCTGCAGGTGTTGCTGTGGACGACCTCGGTCCAGAGCCTGCGGATGGGGATCGCCGAGGCCGAGAGGGTGCCCGAGCTGGCGGCCGGCTACTACGAGTCCGTCGTCGAGATCCCGACCGTGCGGCTGGCGGCGTACCTCGAACAGCGCACGGGCCTCGCGCCCGAGGCGGCCGGCGCCACGGCCCGGGCTCTCGTGGCACGGACCGTGTACCCGGAGGTGATGAGCTGTCTGCTCGGGGTCCGCCCGCCCCTCCCCCGTCGACCGGATCCGGTCACGCTCGCGGACGACGTCGACCTCGACCGGATCCGCTCCTGTGCGGTGTCCCTGGTCCCGGCGGGTACCAGACGGCGGGCGCCCGTGCTCATCGGCCCGCGCGGGACGCCTCGGTCCGTGTGCGGTGGTCGTCGATGCGGGCCATGTTCTGCTGCGCCCGCTCGCGCAGCGCGGAGAGCGGGATCTCGAGGGAGGCGCCGAGCTCGGTGAGCCGGTAGTGCACGCGTGGCGGGACGGTGTCCTCGACGCGGCGGGCGACCAGGCCATCGAGCACGAGGTTCTGCAGCGTCGTGGACAGCATCTTCTGGGAGATCCCCGGCGCGCGTCGCCGTAGCTCGGTGAACCGCAGCTCCCCGCCGTCGGCCAGCGATCCGACGACCATCGAGGTCCACTTCGTGCCGAGCCGGTCGAGCAGGCGACGGGTGGGGCAGTCCGGGGAGAACAGGTCCCCGCGACGGGGGTCGGTCACCCCGGGCTCACCAGGTGCCGTCGACGTGCCGTCTTCCGCCTCCATGGTCGGTGAGCTTAGAGGTCGTTGCAGAAGTCGGGGCGTGTTGGTCCTATGTAGATGGACCTGGTCGGGTGATGCTCAGAGTTGATGGCAAGGGCATCGACGGTCGAACGACTGGTCACCGACGAGCTGTGGGAGCTGATTGAGCCGCTGCTTCCCCGTCCTCGGCCACGTCGGCGAGGCGCGCGGACCGGCCGGCCACCAGTACCGGACCGGGCCGCGCTGGCGGGGATCGTGTTCGTGCTGACCACGGGGATCGGCTGGAACGACCTGCCGCCCGAGTTGGGCTGTGGATCAGGGACCACCTGCTGGCGACGGCTACGCGACTGGCAGCGGGCGGGGGTCTGGGATGAGCTGCACCGAGTAGTGCTCGATCGGCTCGGCCAGGCCGGGGTTCTGGACTGGTCGCGAGCTGCGGTGGACTCGGTCAGCGTGCGCGCCAAGCGCCGCGGCGAACAGACGGGGCCCTCGCCGACCGATCGTGGGAAGGCCGGGTCGAAGTACCACGTGTTGTGCGACCGCAACGGCCTGCCGCTGCACGCGGTCGTGACCGGCGCGAACACCCACGACAGCCGGATACTGGCCGAGCTGCTCGACACCAACCCCGGCGTCCGCGAACGGCGCGGCCAGGCCGGACGCCCGCGGCGGCGTCCCGGCAAGCTGCACGCCGACAAGGGCTACGACTATCCACGGTGTCGCCGCTACCTGACCGGGCGCGGGATCGGGGTGCGGATCGCTCGCCGCGGAGTCGAAGACTCCTCCCGGCTCGGCCGGGTCCGGTGGGTCGTGGAGCGCACGATGGCCTGGCTGCTGTCGTTCCGGCGGCTCGGGCTGCGCTACGAACGCTCCCGCACCAGCATCGAGGCCTTGCTGAAACTGGCGTGCGCGTTGATCTGTTTGCGCCGTCTGCCCTGAACGACCCCTCGCGGTGGATCAGGACCGCGCCGTCGCGCTCGCCCCGGCCAAACGCTCCAGCGCTCGGTCGGTGGCGACGAGGTCGAAGTGGTGTGGGTCGAACCGGTCCGAGCCCCACCACTCGACCCGCTCGGCGTGCTCAGCATGATCGGGATCGGCGAGTGCGTCGACGAACTCCGAGTAGCCGAACACCCCGCCCACATCCTCGGGCGGACACGCACCCTGACCCTCGACACAGCGTGGGTACCGCACCCCAGGCTCTGGGATGGTGACCGCGTCGACGACCAAAACGTGGTGCCAGTTGTCGCCGAAGTCGTAGACGTAGCCGGCGTCATCACCGGCAGCCAGCACCCGGAACAACTTCGTCTTGGCCTCGTCGAGCGTGCCGGTGTCCCAATCCGGATCAGGCAGCCCGTAGCGGACACCGTCGATCTCGAATTCGTGCAGGTGGGAGTTGGTCCAGCCCATCGCGTCCTGCACGACCTCGTGCAGGACCGCGAGGCTGGCCTCACCCGGAACCTCGACCACCCGTCGCACGGTCGGCTCGACATCGACCAACACGATCTCGATCCGGAAGATCTTCGTCTTCGTCGTCACCCGAGGCCTCGCCATGCTGCGATGCTCCCACCGCTCCTCGCACCCCCTGCACCCGCTCCCGGACTTCTGCAACGACCTCTTAGGTGATCTGGTCACCGGAAGTTATCGACTGGGAGGTCGTCGTGCGGATGGTCGCCGTCAGCGGGGTCGAGCTGGCCGTCGACGAGGTGGGGCAGGGGCCGCCGATGGTGCTCGTGCACGGCTTCCCGCACACCGGCCTGGTGTGGTCCGAGGTGCGCGACGCGCTGCGGGTGGACCACCGGGTCGTCGTGCCGGACCTGCGCGGGTTCGGGGCGAGCACCCGCACGGCCGAGGGGCTCGACGCGGGAACCCTGTCCCGGGACATCGAGGAGCTGGTCGTGGCCCTCGGAGCCGCGCCGGCGGTCGTGGTGGCGATCGACGCCGGTGTCCCCGCCGCGTTCCTGCTCGCCCTGCGCCGCCCGGACCTCGTCGCGCGGCTCGTCCTGGTCGAGTCGACCCTGGGGACACTCCCCGGCGCCGAGGAGTTCTTCGAGGGTGGACCCCCGTGGTGGTTCGGATTCCACCAGGTTCCGGGGCTGGCGGAGAGCGTGCTGCGCGGGAACGAGGCCGCCTACGCCGGGTGGTTCCTCGACCAGGGCACCCGCGGGCGCGGGATCCGTCCGGAGCTGCGGGCCGCGATGGCCGACGCGTTCGCGCGCCCGGACGCCCTCCGCTGCGCGCTCACCGTCTACCGAGCGCTGCCCGAGACGGGACGGCAGCTCGCCGCGGCGGTGGCCGAGGCCCGGTTGACGGTGCCCACGACCGCGGTCGGCGCTGCGTCGGTCGGTCGCGCGCTGGAGAACCAGCTGCGCGGGGTCGCCGACGTCCTGGACGGGCACCTGTTCGACGACTGCGGGCACATCGTGCCCCTCGACCGGCCCGACGCGCTCGTGGCACTTCTGCGCACGTGATGCCGCCGGGGCGTGTCGTCCCGGCCCTGTCGACGAGCCGCGCCGGCGGCCGCACATCGCCCTGCGTAGCGTCGGATGGCCGTCCTTTCGGCCCGGCGGAGTGCGTCGACTGCGGGGTGCGGCAGGCCCGCGATCGCCGACCTCAGTGGGTCAGCGTGAGCAGCCCCTCCAGTCCGCGCCGGAACGCGACGCCGACGTGGCCCGCCCCGTCGATGTCGGCACAGGCCATGGCCCCGTCGCGCATCATCAGGAAGCGCTGGGCCGCGTGCTCGGGTCGCCCGCGTCCTGGTGCGGACCCGAAGACCCGGGTGAACAGTTCGGTGAGGCTGGCGACGTACCAGCTGCGGTGCTCGGCGCCGACCCGGCGCACGGGGTCCTCCGGGTCGGGGAACTCGGCCGCGGCCTTGGGGAACGCGCACCCCCGGAAGTCCGCACCGGTCAGGTCGTCCACCAGCGCGGTGCCGACGGCGCGGGTCCCTCTCGGTCGTCGCGGGCGCTTCGTTCGTGCTGATGGCCTCGGGCGGCGAGGCGTCCCTGACCGGGGTCGCCGGCCACGCCCTGCTCGGTGGTGTCTTCTTCCTGGTGTCGGCGCTGAGGCTCGGCCGGGTCGCGTCCGCGTGACGGTGACACGGTGACGGTGACACGGTCGACGGGCCGGCCGTCCGCGTCAGGCTCCAGGACATGTCGTCGGTTCCTGACCCGTCGGTCGGCGTCGGCCGGGAGGTCGGGCCCGCCTTCGCTACTACTCCATCGAGCCCGGTGGCGCGGCCCGTCGTCGTGCAGAACGGCCGACTCGGCGACGAAACCGTATCGTGTGAATGACTGACCCTCGGTGATTGTTCCCCACGATGGTGTTTCCCAGGTTGATCCGTGCGCTTTCCGCCCCCTATCGTTCTCCTCAGCCGGTTCGGGCTCCCCCTTTGTCGTCGGACCGGCACGTGCCCGGATCCGCATGGATCCGTGACTCACCAGGAGAAGACTGTGCAGAAGAAGAAGGCCGGTTTCGTCGCCGCCGTGTCCGCCGTCGCCCTGATCGGCCTGTCGCCGCTGGCGTTCGCCGGCTCGGACAGCGTCATCGACAAGGACGCGAAGGGCCTCGTTGCCGGCCTGAACGGCAACAACGCCCAGGTTCCGGTCCAGGCGTGCAACAACAACGTCCCGGTCAACGTCCTGGGTGTCCAGGTTCCGGTCGAGGACGCCGCTGCGGCCAACGGCCTCACCGGTGCCGCCGGCATCGCGGGCAAGGGCAAGGCCGTGTCGGGCGACTCCGCCACCGACCAGTCGGACAACTGCGGCCAGGAGGCCGGCGCGGGCGACTCGGTCAACTGACCGGATCCTCGTCGCTGACGTGCCCCGGGGTCCTCGTGGCTCCGGTGCACGTCCGTGTCCGGGGTGGGGCCCCGTGGGTACCCGCCGTGGTCGTCGTCGCCGGTTCGGGTGGCGTTCCGGGCGATTCGCCCCGATCACATCCGACCCCACCGTGGGAGTATCCGAACCGAAAGTAATTCGGCCACCCGATGGTGGTAGAAGAATTGTTCGGGCACTCGCGCCCCGCTAGATTCGCAGCCAGTCGGCACGGGCTCCCCCCTTTTCTGTCAGCGTGCCGACATGGAACGGGGCCTTCACCGCGGCCCTGACACCTTATCAGGAGAAGAACTGTGCTGAAGAAGGCCGGAATCATCGTCGCGGCGTCCGCCGCGTCCCTGCTCGCCGTCTCCCCGCTGGCCTTCGCCGGCGACTACGCGGGCGACTCCGCCAAGTACCACGGCAAGCACGAGTCGGGCCACATCGACAAGGACGCCAAGGGCCTGCTCGCGGGTGGCCTGAGCGGCAACAACATCAACGTGCCGATCCAGCTCTGCAACAACAACATCCCGGTCAACGTCCTGGGCGTGCAGGTCCCGGTCGAGGACGCGAACCTGCTGAGCGGCATCACCGGGGCCCTCGGCCTGGGTGGCAAGGCCAAGGCCGTCTCCGGCGACTCGGCCACCGACCAGTCCGACAGCTGCGGCCAGACCTCCGGCGCGGGCGACTCGATCGGCTGATCTCTCCGCACCTCGACGTGCCCCGGGACAACGTGGTCCCGGGACACTGAGCCTTTTTCAACCTGACCAGCGAGCTTCTGCGTCAGGAGATCGCGAAGGTTGCAGCGCAACTGCTCTGACCCGAATCCGCGAGTAGCGCTGGTGTCCGGACTGGGGAGATGGCGATAGGTGCCCGCTGACCTGCGATGATCGTGTTTGCGACGACACGACATTGCGGGTTGAGAGGACACCTATCAGGTGCGAACAGTACGCAAGCGACGCCCGCGGTGTGCGCGGGTGCGTCTCGGCGCGCCGGACGCGGCGCTGACCAGGTTCTCCGGGCTGGCCGCGGTGACCGAACTGATCGACCGGCTCGGGATCATCGACAAGCTCGACGCCGCGGTCGGGCCCATCAAGGACCGCGACCGCGGGTGCAGCGCCGGGCAGATGCTGGTCGGCATGTCGGCGGCGCAGCTGTGCGGGGAGGACTTCCTGGTCGGGCTGGACCGGCACCGCGCCGACACCGCCGGGCAGGCACTCACGCCGGTGCCGGGGTTGGCGTCCACGACCGCCGCCGGGCTCGCGCGCAAGTTCATCGAGGGGCAGTGGGCGGCGGTGGAGACCGGGCTCGGTGACGTGCACACCACCGCGCTGGACCTGCTCGCCCAGGTCGACCCGGACCGGGCCGAGCAGCTGACGGCGGACGTGACGATCGATCTGGACACCACCGATGTCGAGGTTTACGGCCGGCTCAAGCAGGGCGTGGCGTTCAACCACCAAGGCCAGCGGGTCGCCCGCCCGCACGTCGCGACCTGGGCCGACACCGCGGTGGTGCTGGCCGCTGACCTCGGTTCGGGCCGGGATGACCCCCGCGCCACCAGCGCCGAGCTGTTCTACCGGGCGCTGGCCGCGCTCCCCGCGCAGGCGCGGGCGGGGCGAGTCCGCGTGCGTGCGGACGCGGGCTACTTCGCCGGGCAGCTCGCCCGCGCAGCCCTGTTCGTCGGCGTGGAGTTCGCCATCGGCGCCCGACGCATCGCGCCGCTGTGGCGCATCCTCGACGGCGTCGCGGCCGACGGGTGGACCGACGCGATCGACATGACCGGCGCGCAGGTCGCGGTGGCCGACTATTGCCCGAACTGGTGGCCCGCAGCGACCCAGCTGCTGATCCGTCGGGTCCGGCTCGACCTGGACCACGGCCAGGTCTCCGGTGACCCGCGAGCGCGGCGCCGACGCACCCTGCACCCCGCCCAGCGGGCGCTCCCGCTCGACGACCTCGCTACGGTGGCCAAGGTCGACGGGGTGTTCGCCTACTCGTTCATCGTGACCAACCTCGACGTCTCCACACCTGCCGCAGCCGCGCAGGCCGAGTACTGGTACCGCCACCGCACGAAGGTGGAGAACCTGTTCCGCGACACCAAGCACGGCGCCGCGCTGCGCCACCTCCCCTCCGGACACCTCGCGGTGAACCGAGCCTGGATGTGGGGCGCACTCCTGGCCGCCACCACCAGCGGGTGGCTGCACCACCTCACCGCCCGCACCCGCGACGGGCGCCTGGTCGGGCACGGCGTCCGCGGCGGCCAGGCCATGATCGCCACCCTGCGCCGGCGGCTGATCACCATCCCCGCCCGCCTCGTGCGCCACGCCCGCGGCCTCACCCTGCGCCTACCACCCGGCGAGCACCTACTCGCCGAGGTCCTCGCCCGCGTCCGCGCCCTGCCCGCTCCGTCCTGACCCGGCCGCACCGGCCCCGACCAGCACAGGAACCCGCCACCCGAGGCGACACTCGGGCCGCCCGCTTGCCCACCACCCAACTCCCGACCCAAGCAACATCAACTTTGGCCGACCAAGATCAGCTCATAGCCTACTCGCGGATTCGGGTCTGACCACAGCTGCACAGGTCACCGGCTCGCTAGCTCGGCGTCTGCACCCACACAACCAGGCCCCTGAGCTGCCGGAACGGCAGGTTGAAAAGGGCTCACTGTCGTGTCCGGGGTCAGCCCCCGGCCCGGCGCACCTCGCGCCGCCGGCGCGCGTCGTCCCGGCGACGGCGCTCGGTGTCGTTCGACGGGACCAGCTCCGGGACCGGGACCGGACGCCGGTGCTCGTCCATCGCGACCATCGTGAAGTAGCAGCTGTTGGCGTGCCGTTGGGTCCGCTCGGTGATGTTCTCCGTGGTGACCCGGATGCCGACCTCCATCGAGCTGCGCCCGGTGTGGTTCACCGACGCCTGGAACGTCACGAGCTCGCCGATGTAGATGGGCTCGCGGAAGCGGACCCGGT is a window from the Pseudonocardia sp. HH130629-09 genome containing:
- a CDS encoding plasmid pRiA4b ORF-3 family protein; translation: MTTKTKIFRIEIVLVDVEPTVRRVVEVPGEASLAVLHEVVQDAMGWTNSHLHEFEIDGVRYGLPDPDWDTGTLDEAKTKLFRVLAAGDDAGYVYDFGDNWHHVLVVDAVTIPEPGVRYPRCVEGQGACPPEDVGGVFGYSEFVDALADPDHAEHAERVEWWGSDRFDPHHFDLVATDRALERLAGASATARS
- a CDS encoding alpha/beta fold hydrolase codes for the protein MIWSPEVIDWEVVVRMVAVSGVELAVDEVGQGPPMVLVHGFPHTGLVWSEVRDALRVDHRVVVPDLRGFGASTRTAEGLDAGTLSRDIEELVVALGAAPAVVVAIDAGVPAAFLLALRRPDLVARLVLVESTLGTLPGAEEFFEGGPPWWFGFHQVPGLAESVLRGNEAAYAGWFLDQGTRGRGIRPELRAAMADAFARPDALRCALTVYRALPETGRQLAAAVAEARLTVPTTAVGAASVGRALENQLRGVADVLDGHLFDDCGHIVPLDRPDALVALLRT
- a CDS encoding IS1380 family transposase: MRLGAPDAALTRFSGLAAVTELIDRLGIIDKLDAAVGPIKDRDRGCSAGQMLVGMSAAQLCGEDFLVGLDRHRADTAGQALTPVPGLASTTAAGLARKFIEGQWAAVETGLGDVHTTALDLLAQVDPDRAEQLTADVTIDLDTTDVEVYGRLKQGVAFNHQGQRVARPHVATWADTAVVLAADLGSGRDDPRATSAELFYRALAALPAQARAGRVRVRADAGYFAGQLARAALFVGVEFAIGARRIAPLWRILDGVAADGWTDAIDMTGAQVAVADYCPNWWPAATQLLIRRVRLDLDHGQVSGDPRARRRRTLHPAQRALPLDDLATVAKVDGVFAYSFIVTNLDVSTPAAAAQAEYWYRHRTKVENLFRDTKHGAALRHLPSGHLAVNRAWMWGALLAATTSGWLHHLTARTRDGRLVGHGVRGGQAMIATLRRRLITIPARLVRHARGLTLRLPPGEHLLAEVLARVRALPAPS
- a CDS encoding acyl-CoA thioesterase — protein: MTVLMTPDMANFSGNVHGGAILKLLDQVAFSCASRWAETYVVTLSVDRVRFREPIYIGELVTFQASVNHTGRSSMEVGIRVTTENITERTQRHANSCYFTMVAMDEHRRPVPVPELVPSNDTERRRRDDARRRREVRRAGG